The Victivallaceae bacterium genome contains a region encoding:
- a CDS encoding RluA family pseudouridine synthase has protein sequence METTPTLLALLQTHYPDSSISSLRSWIKLGRVLVNGEVIKKPGDHCSSDASIELLSQTATQHRKFAGMRILYEDNRLVAIDKPAGMLSVPAAGKESHALGFLKRYLNTPHLYPVHRIDKGTSGIMIFAKGIDSERKFDTVFEQHDIVREYIAVTEGNVEKDEGTFSCYIKEQSLYKMSLTRYPKDGKLAVSHYKTVKRSDNFSYLLFSLETGRKHQIRVHCQAMGHPIIGDRLYGAYGSPMKRIALHALRLSFTHPFTHKILDLYSSIPAAFKKLGFPDL, from the coding sequence ATGGAAACGACTCCGACTTTGCTTGCGCTTCTACAGACGCACTATCCTGACTCTTCCATATCGTCTCTTCGATCTTGGATTAAATTGGGTAGGGTTCTCGTAAACGGAGAAGTGATTAAAAAACCGGGAGATCATTGTTCTTCGGATGCTTCAATCGAACTTCTATCACAAACCGCAACTCAGCACAGAAAGTTTGCGGGTATGCGTATTCTTTATGAAGACAACCGATTGGTGGCTATAGATAAACCTGCAGGTATGCTAAGTGTCCCCGCAGCCGGTAAAGAAAGTCATGCTCTGGGATTTTTAAAACGTTATCTCAATACGCCTCATCTTTATCCGGTGCACCGGATAGACAAAGGTACCTCAGGAATAATGATTTTCGCTAAAGGTATCGATTCGGAGAGAAAATTCGATACCGTTTTCGAGCAACATGACATAGTCAGAGAATATATTGCCGTTACTGAAGGGAACGTTGAAAAAGACGAGGGGACTTTTTCCTGTTATATTAAGGAGCAATCTTTATATAAGATGTCATTGACTCGGTATCCGAAAGACGGCAAACTGGCCGTTTCCCACTATAAAACGGTCAAACGCTCCGATAATTTTTCCTACTTACTATTCTCTCTTGAAACAGGCAGAAAACATCAAATTAGAGTACATTGCCAAGCCATGGGGCACCCGATTATAGGTGATCGTCTTTATGGAGCATACGGTAGCCCTATGAAAAGAATTGCTTTACATGCTTTGCGCCTGTCGTTCACTCATCCTTTTACTCATAAGATTCTGGATTTGTATTCTTCGATTCCGGCTGCTTTCAAAAAATTGGGATTTCCTGATTTATAA
- a CDS encoding adenylate kinase, with protein MTVFIFIGAPGSGKGTQAERLSEKLSIPEISSGHLLRAHISSGTDIGKQAEFLISQGQLVPDDLVIQMVFERIQEEDCHNGYILDGFPRTIAQAEVLFNYIKNTGFICRVIYLNLPESEIVHRILSRISCSECKSSFSVNVGNIEEEIKLCPKCGAPLIIRQDDNEISVKQRITVYFHNTLPLLEYFKKFCEVEEINALGSREEVFNRIRY; from the coding sequence ATGACCGTATTTATTTTTATAGGAGCTCCGGGTTCCGGAAAAGGCACTCAAGCTGAGAGACTATCCGAAAAGTTATCCATTCCGGAGATTAGCTCCGGCCATCTTTTACGAGCTCATATTTCTTCCGGCACCGATATAGGTAAGCAGGCGGAATTTTTAATCAGCCAAGGACAATTAGTACCGGATGATTTGGTTATTCAAATGGTATTTGAACGTATTCAAGAAGAGGATTGTCATAACGGCTATATTTTGGATGGTTTCCCCAGAACGATTGCTCAAGCTGAAGTTCTTTTTAATTATATTAAAAACACGGGATTTATCTGCCGAGTCATTTATTTAAATCTTCCTGAAAGCGAGATTGTTCATCGGATTTTATCAAGGATTTCGTGTTCGGAGTGTAAGTCCTCATTTTCCGTTAACGTCGGAAACATTGAAGAAGAAATAAAATTATGCCCTAAATGCGGTGCTCCCCTTATCATAAGACAAGATGACAATGAGATATCCGTTAAGCAGCGAATAACCGTTTATTTTCATAATACACTTCCCTTATTAGAATATTTTAAGAAATTTTGCGAAGTGGAAGAAATTAATGCTTTAGGAAGTCGAGAAGAAGTCTTTAACAGAATTCGATATTAG
- the pgl gene encoding 6-phosphogluconolactonase: protein MVRFVNFDEKNKIFLTDDYTEFLHLTAADWITEARYSCNDKNSFFVALSGGRTPLEIFKNIVKEKEFLPPPEKIFLFWSDERNVPDDHSDSNYGNAMNELSNLNIPENNIFRMNMQDTPEQSAIAYNEIIKRKVPDRTFDLVMLGIGTDGHIASLFPGTKALEEREKDVVANFVPFLNTERITLTLPCITRARQVVIYVSGADKKDILKRLFEKTITEPENVVLPAKLLNHSHSPVKWFINKDAYDTNTLSIFE from the coding sequence ATGGTCAGATTCGTAAACTTTGATGAAAAAAATAAAATCTTTCTAACCGACGACTATACCGAATTCCTACATTTAACGGCTGCTGATTGGATTACTGAAGCTCGTTATTCCTGTAATGATAAAAATTCCTTTTTCGTTGCTTTATCCGGAGGAAGAACTCCTTTGGAAATTTTCAAAAATATTGTTAAAGAAAAAGAATTTTTACCCCCTCCGGAAAAAATTTTCTTATTTTGGAGCGACGAAAGGAATGTTCCTGACGATCATTCCGATAGTAACTATGGGAATGCCATGAATGAATTGTCGAATCTTAATATTCCTGAGAATAATATCTTTCGAATGAATATGCAAGACACCCCCGAACAATCGGCCATTGCTTATAATGAGATCATAAAGCGAAAAGTTCCCGATCGAACTTTCGATTTAGTGATGTTAGGTATAGGAACTGACGGACACATTGCTTCTTTATTCCCCGGTACGAAAGCTTTGGAAGAAAGAGAAAAAGATGTCGTAGCTAATTTCGTACCTTTCTTAAATACTGAAAGGATTACATTAACGCTTCCTTGCATAACCCGAGCTCGTCAAGTCGTCATTTATGTTTCCGGCGCCGATAAAAAAGATATTTTGAAGCGTCTTTTTGAAAAAACTATAACCGAACCCGAAAATGTTGTATTGCCTGCAAAGTTATTAAACCATTCACATTCACCCGTTAAATGGTTTATCAATAAGGATGCTTATGATACCAATACCCTCTCAATTTTCGAATAA
- the zwf gene encoding glucose-6-phosphate dehydrogenase: MQTGCFQPSPCILVIFGATGDLTSRKLIPALYNLNKSGKLPSSFACVAFARRDKTDEIFKEELSESLAKTSSKEIDFKAWNDLKNRIFYHRSSFDDPSGYIGLKIFLEKLDITEKTKGNRIFYFSTPPKYFPEIIKNLKDHNLIYDSEKEKNKWSRIVVEKPFGRDLQTAKELQRNINDNIKESEIYRIDHYLGKETVQNILTLRFSNMIFESFWNHHFIDHVEITVSESIGIGTRGNLFEEAGILKDMIQNHMMQLLSLTAMEPPSGLESESIKKQKVSVLNAIKPIVEKDSFPVVRGQYASGSVNGISVKGYREENDVSPSSIVETYAALKLEIDNPRWKNVPFYLRSGKRLNSKRSEIAIFFKKAPYNLFPNQKSCPQNDLFIIRVQPDEGAALQIYCKIPGTTNLLKPVRMDFRYDGYFEITAPEAYEKLLYDCMCGDRTLFTGQEEVMASWKLFTPVIERWQNDTSDTKDFPNYAAGSSGPKEADQLINRDERCWLPL, translated from the coding sequence ATGCAAACAGGCTGTTTTCAACCTTCTCCTTGTATTTTAGTTATTTTCGGAGCCACTGGAGATCTAACTTCTCGTAAATTAATTCCTGCTTTATACAACTTAAATAAAAGCGGAAAACTTCCCTCTTCTTTCGCCTGCGTGGCTTTTGCCAGACGAGATAAGACTGATGAGATTTTCAAGGAAGAGCTTTCGGAATCCTTAGCTAAAACTTCTTCGAAAGAAATTGATTTCAAAGCATGGAACGATTTAAAAAACCGTATTTTTTATCATCGGTCTTCTTTTGACGATCCCTCCGGATATATAGGTCTGAAAATTTTTCTGGAAAAACTGGATATTACCGAAAAAACTAAAGGGAATCGTATCTTTTATTTCTCTACTCCCCCTAAATATTTTCCCGAAATCATTAAGAATTTAAAAGATCATAATTTGATTTATGATTCGGAAAAAGAAAAAAATAAATGGTCTCGTATAGTTGTCGAAAAACCTTTCGGAAGAGATTTACAAACAGCTAAGGAACTTCAACGTAATATCAACGACAATATAAAAGAATCGGAAATTTATAGAATAGATCATTATCTAGGTAAGGAAACCGTTCAAAATATTTTAACGTTAAGATTTTCCAATATGATTTTCGAATCCTTTTGGAATCATCATTTCATCGATCACGTGGAAATTACGGTGAGTGAGTCAATAGGCATAGGAACTCGAGGCAATCTATTTGAGGAAGCCGGTATTTTGAAAGACATGATACAGAATCACATGATGCAGTTATTGTCTCTAACGGCGATGGAACCGCCGTCCGGATTGGAATCGGAAAGTATAAAAAAACAAAAAGTTTCGGTTTTGAATGCCATAAAACCGATTGTCGAGAAAGACTCTTTTCCGGTAGTTCGAGGGCAATACGCATCCGGATCTGTAAACGGGATCTCAGTTAAGGGCTATAGAGAAGAAAATGATGTATCCCCCAGCTCTATCGTAGAAACATATGCCGCTCTTAAACTTGAAATAGACAATCCCAGATGGAAGAATGTGCCTTTTTATTTAAGATCGGGAAAACGATTAAACTCCAAGCGTTCCGAAATAGCCATATTCTTTAAAAAAGCCCCATATAATCTTTTTCCGAACCAGAAAAGCTGTCCTCAAAACGATCTTTTTATTATCAGGGTGCAACCCGATGAAGGAGCAGCTCTCCAAATCTATTGTAAAATTCCCGGTACGACGAATCTTTTAAAGCCCGTACGAATGGACTTCCGCTATGACGGGTATTTTGAAATTACTGCTCCGGAAGCCTATGAGAAATTATTATATGACTGTATGTGCGGAGACAGAACTTTATTCACGGGACAAGAAGAAGTTATGGCTTCATGGAAACTGTTTACTCCAGTGATAGAGCGTTGGCAGAACGACACGTCCGATACCAAAGATTTTCCGAATTACGCTGCGGGAAGTTCCGGTCCTAAAGAAGCAGATCAATTGATTAATAGAGACGAACGGTGCTGGTTGCCCTTATAG